From a region of the Hymenobacter jejuensis genome:
- the mltG gene encoding endolytic transglycosylase MltG: protein MAKTHLDYKAQAIKRRNRYATITAVLGLFFVCFSYYFYQIFFTANVETKGQPTYVLIRRGQPYKAVLDSINATGVIVDRLSFAFVAKLMKYDRLVKPGRYELKDGYTNRQLVSDLRAGRQSPLKLTFQNIRLREDLAKKLSTAIDSRPHQFDSLLSSPSYTRGLGFDTTTILSMFIPNTYELYWNTSADNLMHRMKKEYEKFWTPARDAKAKALGLNRQQVSTLASIVEAEQQQHADERPRVAGVYLNRLKRGMLLQADPTVIYANRDFTIKRVLNVHLAKDSPYNTYKYKGLPPGPINLPSIASIDAVLNPEQHNYLYFCAKEDFSGYHAFATNEAAHLVNARRYQAALNRMAIMK from the coding sequence ATGGCCAAAACCCACCTCGACTACAAAGCGCAGGCAATCAAGCGACGCAATCGGTACGCTACCATAACGGCCGTTCTGGGGCTGTTTTTCGTCTGCTTTTCCTATTATTTCTATCAGATTTTCTTCACGGCCAACGTCGAAACCAAAGGCCAGCCGACCTACGTGCTCATCCGGCGCGGGCAGCCGTACAAAGCCGTGCTCGACAGCATCAACGCTACTGGCGTGATTGTCGACCGGCTGTCTTTTGCTTTCGTAGCCAAGCTCATGAAGTACGATCGGCTGGTGAAGCCTGGTCGGTATGAATTGAAAGATGGCTACACTAACCGTCAGTTAGTCAGCGACTTGCGAGCAGGCCGTCAGTCGCCGCTGAAATTGACGTTTCAGAACATCCGGCTGCGCGAAGACTTGGCCAAAAAGCTCAGCACCGCCATCGATTCCCGGCCCCATCAGTTCGACTCGCTCCTGAGCAGCCCCAGCTACACCCGCGGCCTAGGCTTCGACACGACGACCATTCTGTCGATGTTCATCCCGAACACCTACGAGCTGTATTGGAATACGTCGGCCGACAACCTCATGCACCGCATGAAAAAGGAGTACGAGAAATTCTGGACGCCGGCCCGCGATGCCAAGGCCAAAGCTCTGGGCCTCAATCGTCAGCAAGTCAGTACGTTGGCCAGCATTGTGGAAGCCGAGCAGCAACAGCACGCCGACGAACGCCCCCGCGTGGCCGGCGTGTATCTCAACCGCCTCAAGCGCGGTATGCTCCTGCAAGCCGACCCTACCGTAATATATGCCAACCGCGACTTCACCATCAAGCGCGTCCTGAACGTGCATTTGGCCAAAGATTCGCCTTATAACACCTACAAATACAAGGGGTTGCCACCCGGCCCCATCAACCTGCCCAGCATCGCCAGCATCGACGCCGTGCTGAACCCGGAGCAGCACAACTACTTGTATTTCTGCGCGAAAGAGGATTTCAGCGGCTACCACGCCTTTGCGACCAACGAAGCAGCTCACCTCGTCAACGCCCGTCGGTACCAGGCTGCCCTGAACCGCATGGCGATTATGAAGTAG
- a CDS encoding T9SS type A sorting domain-containing protein, producing the protein MTKNFFRNFTKTAGVAAVLWAGAVSAAQAQLAVYSFTAARGNEESYQVDAQPLNATFTPMTRGAGVAPTPAADAFAAIGWTSAAAPDAADYFSFSVQPAKGYVIRLDNFILDEKRSATGIGEWVLRSSLDNFTADVAKVSVPDNEDPRTNRQINLPAPFSKIEGLVEFRLYGYKSENEAGSWAIDNVRVNGVTNIVTGTNSSARQLAVSVFPNPTTSQLVVRLGAAGRGAQVDILNALGQCVRHAVATADELPLDVTALSAGLYSVRLTTQAGLVTRTFIKQ; encoded by the coding sequence ATGACGAAAAACTTCTTCCGCAATTTCACCAAAACGGCGGGCGTAGCCGCCGTGCTTTGGGCGGGTGCTGTTTCGGCCGCGCAAGCTCAGTTGGCGGTATACTCCTTCACAGCTGCCCGCGGCAACGAAGAAAGCTATCAGGTTGATGCCCAACCGCTTAATGCTACGTTTACCCCGATGACGCGGGGCGCGGGCGTTGCTCCGACGCCGGCCGCCGACGCTTTTGCGGCCATCGGCTGGACTAGTGCCGCCGCGCCCGATGCGGCCGATTATTTTTCTTTTTCGGTGCAGCCGGCCAAGGGCTACGTCATTCGCCTCGACAACTTTATCCTCGACGAGAAGCGCTCCGCTACCGGCATTGGCGAGTGGGTGCTGCGCTCCAGCCTCGACAACTTCACGGCGGATGTGGCTAAGGTTTCCGTGCCCGACAACGAGGACCCGCGCACTAACCGCCAGATTAATTTGCCGGCGCCCTTTTCCAAAATCGAAGGTTTGGTAGAGTTTCGGTTGTATGGTTACAAGTCTGAGAATGAAGCAGGTAGCTGGGCCATTGATAATGTGCGAGTAAACGGAGTTACCAACATCGTGACGGGCACCAACTCGTCGGCGAGGCAGCTGGCTGTTTCTGTGTTTCCCAATCCGACGACTTCGCAACTGGTGGTGCGGCTGGGTGCGGCGGGGCGCGGCGCGCAGGTTGATATCCTCAACGCCTTGGGCCAATGCGTGCGCCACGCCGTTGCCACCGCCGATGAGCTACCACTTGACGTTACGGCCCTTAGCGCGGGCCTGTATTCGGTGCGGCTCACGACCCAGGCGGGTTTGGTGACCCGCACTTTTATAAAGCAATAA
- a CDS encoding L-threonylcarbamoyladenylate synthase produces the protein MPATLLRIHPDNPPLNRILQAVEVLRNGGVIIYPTDTIYGLGCDIHNAKAVEKLCRIKGIHPDKANLSFICQDLSHITDYAHGITTPVYKVLKKALPGPFTFIFEASPKAPRYGGVKRKTVGIRVPDHAICTSLVRELGNPIVSTSIRDEDDLVEYTTDPDLLYEKYRLLVDMVIDGGFGNNIASTVVDCTNEDFELVRQGAGDIEQYL, from the coding sequence ATGCCAGCCACACTGCTTCGCATCCATCCCGATAATCCGCCCCTCAACCGCATTCTGCAAGCCGTAGAAGTGCTCCGCAACGGGGGCGTTATTATTTATCCTACCGACACCATTTATGGCCTGGGCTGCGATATCCACAACGCCAAAGCGGTCGAGAAACTCTGCCGCATCAAAGGCATTCATCCCGATAAAGCCAACCTGTCGTTTATCTGCCAAGATCTTTCGCACATCACCGACTACGCCCACGGCATCACGACGCCGGTGTATAAAGTGCTGAAAAAGGCGCTGCCAGGGCCCTTTACGTTCATCTTCGAGGCCAGCCCCAAAGCCCCGCGCTATGGCGGCGTGAAACGCAAAACGGTGGGCATCCGGGTGCCCGACCACGCAATTTGCACGAGCTTGGTGCGCGAGCTCGGCAACCCGATTGTCAGCACGTCCATCCGCGACGAAGACGACTTGGTTGAATACACCACCGACCCCGATTTGCTGTATGAAAAATACCGCCTGCTCGTGGATATGGTCATCGACGGGGGCTTCGGCAACAACATCGCCAGCACCGTAGTCGATTGTACCAACGAAGATTTCGAGCTCGTTCGGCAAGGTGCCGGCGACATCGAGCAATATTTATAA
- a CDS encoding lysophospholipid acyltransferase family protein has product MPTHAVSAATTHHPKPTRQFAWYFLPLEGLLMALAYLPMPVLYLVSDFLRLLMQHGLKYRKKVIVSNLRNSFPEKSEAEIQQVATGFYRHLSDLIVEIVKLAAITPTELNRRITIVNGELGDAYFAKGRTIMTLGSHFGNWEWVAPAAAMRWPGKVDAVYKPLSNKFFDYFVYRLRTRLGTALIPMRETMKDMETRRGEVRSLSMLCDQSPSKSKYAYWTRLLHQDTAFLTGADRLAVEYNCPVLYASIQRAKRGHYTFTLHEIYDGNATLNLAEHPITEAFARCIERDIRQQPSDYLWSHRRWKLKREEE; this is encoded by the coding sequence ATGCCCACCCATGCCGTTTCGGCTGCCACTACCCATCACCCAAAGCCAACTCGCCAGTTTGCATGGTATTTCTTGCCCCTAGAAGGGCTGTTGATGGCGCTCGCGTACTTGCCCATGCCGGTGCTCTACCTCGTTTCCGATTTCCTGCGCTTGTTGATGCAACACGGGTTAAAATACCGTAAGAAGGTGATTGTGAGTAACTTGCGTAATTCATTTCCGGAGAAGTCGGAAGCGGAGATTCAACAAGTGGCAACAGGTTTCTACCGGCACCTGTCCGACCTGATTGTGGAAATCGTGAAGCTGGCAGCCATCACCCCAACCGAGCTAAACCGTCGCATCACCATCGTAAACGGCGAATTGGGCGATGCCTATTTTGCCAAAGGGCGCACCATCATGACCCTGGGCTCGCATTTCGGCAACTGGGAGTGGGTGGCGCCGGCGGCGGCCATGCGCTGGCCCGGCAAGGTAGATGCTGTGTATAAGCCCTTGAGCAACAAGTTCTTCGATTACTTCGTGTACCGGCTGCGCACGCGGTTGGGTACGGCGCTCATTCCGATGCGCGAAACGATGAAGGACATGGAAACGCGGCGCGGCGAAGTGCGGTCGCTGAGCATGCTCTGCGATCAAAGTCCTTCGAAAAGCAAATACGCGTACTGGACGCGCCTGCTTCACCAAGACACCGCTTTCCTGACCGGCGCCGACCGGTTGGCCGTCGAATACAATTGTCCGGTGCTCTACGCCAGCATTCAGCGGGCAAAACGGGGGCACTACACTTTCACGCTGCACGAAATCTACGATGGCAATGCCACACTGAACCTAGCCGAACATCCTATCACCGAGGCATTTGCGCGCTGCATTGAGCGCGACATCCGCCAGCAGCCTTCCGACTATTTGTGGTCGCATCGGCGCTGGAAGCTGAAGCGCGAAGAGGAGTAA
- a CDS encoding lysophospholipid acyltransferase family protein — MSTISKPYPWYYRPLEWLLVALASLPLSVLYVIADGVYLLVAYVVRYRWRVVTENLRNSFPEKNETEIAALARGFYRHFSQILVEILKLRTISHAELQRRVRMRNPEVMTDLFDQGRTVLAMGSHAGNWEWILSAGAFWFPDKADGVYKPLSNPFFEDFMYRLRTRTGARMVPMRDTLRDLVRRRNEVRSLSLLSDQAAGPEDQPYWTTFLHQDTSFYTGADKLAAQFHYPVVYVGIRRVRRGYYEVWLAPLYDGNSPLDKNDFVLAEKFARQLELDIQAAPTEYLWSHRRWKHKRTPKPAV; from the coding sequence ATGAGCACAATTTCAAAACCGTATCCGTGGTATTATCGGCCGCTTGAGTGGCTGTTGGTGGCCTTGGCGAGCTTGCCGCTGTCGGTGCTGTACGTGATTGCCGACGGAGTGTATTTGCTCGTGGCCTACGTCGTGCGCTACCGCTGGCGGGTAGTGACGGAAAACCTGCGCAATTCTTTTCCTGAAAAAAACGAAACCGAGATTGCCGCCTTGGCACGTGGGTTTTACCGCCATTTTTCGCAAATCTTGGTCGAGATTCTGAAGCTGCGTACCATATCGCACGCCGAGCTTCAGCGCCGCGTGCGCATGCGCAACCCAGAGGTGATGACGGACTTGTTTGACCAAGGGCGTACGGTGCTGGCGATGGGCTCGCACGCCGGCAACTGGGAGTGGATACTTTCGGCCGGCGCTTTCTGGTTTCCCGACAAAGCCGATGGCGTGTACAAGCCGCTAAGCAACCCGTTTTTCGAAGATTTTATGTACCGCCTGCGCACCCGTACCGGCGCCCGTATGGTGCCCATGCGCGACACTCTGCGCGACCTAGTGCGGCGGCGCAACGAAGTGCGGTCGTTGAGCCTGCTGTCCGATCAGGCGGCCGGGCCGGAAGACCAGCCTTACTGGACGACCTTTCTGCACCAGGACACAAGTTTTTATACCGGTGCCGACAAATTGGCCGCCCAGTTTCACTACCCGGTGGTGTACGTAGGCATCCGACGCGTGCGGCGCGGCTACTACGAGGTCTGGCTTGCCCCATTGTACGACGGCAACAGCCCGCTCGACAAAAACGACTTTGTTCTGGCCGAAAAATTTGCCCGGCAACTGGAGCTCGACATTCAGGCGGCGCCCACCGAATACCTCTGGTCGCATCGGCGCTGGAAGCACAAGCGCACCCCAAAGCCCGCCGTATAG
- a CDS encoding Ig-like domain-containing protein: MRPLLILLFALLACTSRAASPQLLLDVARFHNEDMAVKGAIVEIYATVPGQSLTYMRRAPKAFQAAAVVTLEVLKADGKPAYQETITLKPPVLSDTSIALKNPVSFQKRIALPDGQYTLRGKVRDQYRAGQETTVEVPLILEAGAKKASLSDIVLLSRPAAKSPAQNSFARGGYNLVRTPGGLYARGTSQIFFYTELYQAPQGQPLSVRYKLVSEEGAAAEAEVQLDQAAAGRPTPVVGELPLGPLPSGKYTFTMEVRDSKKQLIATQTTHLQRDMEEYAPSGASSN, translated from the coding sequence ATGCGTCCACTCCTTATTCTGCTTTTTGCGCTGCTTGCTTGCACGTCCCGCGCGGCTTCGCCCCAGCTCTTGCTCGACGTAGCTCGGTTTCATAACGAAGACATGGCCGTGAAAGGTGCCATTGTGGAGATTTATGCGACCGTGCCGGGGCAGTCGCTCACGTACATGCGCCGGGCGCCCAAAGCTTTTCAGGCCGCCGCCGTGGTGACGCTGGAAGTGCTGAAGGCCGATGGCAAACCGGCCTACCAAGAAACCATCACGCTGAAGCCGCCGGTACTCAGCGATACTTCCATTGCCCTCAAAAACCCGGTTAGCTTTCAAAAGCGCATTGCCTTGCCCGACGGCCAGTACACGCTGCGCGGCAAAGTGCGCGACCAGTACCGCGCCGGCCAGGAAACTACTGTAGAGGTGCCTCTGATATTAGAAGCCGGCGCCAAAAAGGCGAGCCTGAGCGACATCGTGCTGCTCTCGCGGCCAGCGGCTAAATCGCCGGCCCAGAACAGTTTTGCGCGGGGTGGCTACAACTTGGTGCGCACCCCCGGCGGTTTGTACGCCCGCGGCACCAGCCAGATTTTCTTTTACACCGAGCTTTATCAAGCTCCGCAAGGGCAGCCGCTGAGCGTTCGGTACAAGCTAGTCTCCGAAGAGGGAGCGGCTGCCGAAGCCGAAGTGCAACTAGATCAAGCGGCGGCGGGCCGGCCTACGCCCGTGGTCGGCGAGCTGCCGCTGGGCCCGCTGCCTTCCGGAAAGTACACCTTCACGATGGAAGTACGCGATTCGAAGAAACAGCTGATCGCTACGCAAACCACTCATTTGCAACGCGATATGGAAGAATATGCACCTTCTGGCGCTTCTTCTAATTAA
- a CDS encoding WbqC family protein: MNIRRVPILFESQYNPPAAFFAELAGADALWLERHEHYHKQTYRNRCLILTVQGVKPLTVPVVNGNRSEKVKTSELEIDYSQNWIHQHWRTLQTAYSSSPYFEYYADYLHDIYVQKHSLLFDLNLTLLRFYLRCLRLQIPVEFTAEYHPSYPTEAVRDRRDWLTPKAAHPAEPDNTSDHGGVRPYPQSFGASFVPRLSILDLLFMQGPAAGRFLT, translated from the coding sequence TTGAACATTCGTCGCGTGCCCATCTTATTTGAATCGCAATACAATCCTCCGGCGGCCTTCTTTGCGGAGCTGGCCGGTGCCGATGCCCTGTGGCTGGAACGACACGAGCACTACCACAAACAAACGTATCGTAATCGTTGTCTTATACTTACCGTGCAGGGCGTAAAGCCGCTTACCGTGCCGGTGGTCAATGGTAACCGTAGCGAGAAAGTAAAGACTTCGGAGCTCGAAATTGACTACAGCCAGAACTGGATTCATCAGCATTGGCGCACCCTGCAAACCGCATACAGCAGCAGTCCGTATTTCGAATACTACGCCGACTACCTGCACGACATTTACGTACAGAAACACTCGCTCCTCTTCGACCTGAACCTGACGCTTTTGCGTTTCTATCTGCGCTGCCTTCGGCTGCAAATTCCCGTGGAGTTTACCGCCGAATATCATCCCTCCTACCCTACCGAAGCGGTCCGGGACCGACGCGATTGGCTGACACCAAAAGCTGCGCATCCCGCGGAGCCTGACAACACGTCCGACCACGGCGGCGTCCGGCCCTACCCGCAGAGCTTTGGCGCATCTTTTGTACCGAGGCTCAGTATCTTAGACCTGCTGTTTATGCAGGGTCCGGCCGCGGGCAGATTTCTTACGTAG
- a CDS encoding ATP-dependent Clp protease ATP-binding subunit, giving the protein MEAKFSNRVKEVISLSREEAIRLGHDYIGTEHLLLGMIREGEGTAIGLLKKLGVSVEELKYALEQATRNTATQGTSITGSIPLTKQTEKVLKITYLEAKIFKSEIIGTEHLLLSILRDEDNISSQILSKFNVNYEAVRDSLDYHGNTAPTDRAPDTDDDDNDKLFGGSSRGGAGSSSSAAKKPGEKSRTPVLDNFGRDLTKLAEDDKLDPIVGREKEIERVAQILSRRKKNNPILIGEPGVGKTAIAEGLALRIVQKKVSRVLFNKRVVTLDLASLVAGTKYRGQFEERMKAVMNELEKSPDVILFIDELHTIVGAGGASGSLDASNMFKPALARGEIQCIGATTLDEYRQYIEKDGALARRFQMVMVDPTTPEETIEILHNIKDKYQDHHHVVYTDKAIEACVKLSDRYMSDRFLPDKAIDILDEAGARVHINNIVVPEDILKLEESIENIKTEKNRVVKSQKYEEAAQLRDKEKKLLEQLDQAKKNWEDETKKKRYTVKEENVAEVIAMMTGIPVSRVAQNESQKLLNMGEELQGRVIGQEKAIKQLVKAIQRTRVGLKDPKKPIGSFVFLGPTGVGKTELAKVLATYLFDKEDALVRIDMSEYMEKFSVSRLVGAPPGYVGYEEGGQLTEKIRRKPYSVILLDEIEKAHPDVYNLLLQVLDDGILTDGLGRKVDFRNTIIIMTSNIGARDLQDFGAGIGFGTKARSENIDEITKGTITNALRKTFSPEFLNRLDDVIVFNSLDKKDIHRIIDISLSKLLSRIQTLGYKVELTEKAKDFVAEKGYDPKYGARPLNRAIQKYIEDPIAEEILKAEIAQGDVITADFEDGKEELNFSVSKSGEKPNLPSDERPAEAPESPDAEKGK; this is encoded by the coding sequence ATGGAAGCTAAATTCTCAAATCGAGTCAAGGAGGTAATCTCCCTGAGCCGGGAAGAAGCCATCCGGCTCGGTCACGACTATATCGGTACCGAACATTTATTACTGGGAATGATCCGCGAAGGGGAAGGCACCGCCATTGGTTTGCTCAAGAAATTGGGTGTATCGGTGGAGGAGCTTAAGTACGCCCTCGAACAGGCCACCCGTAATACGGCCACGCAGGGCACGAGCATCACCGGCTCGATACCCCTGACAAAACAAACCGAGAAAGTTCTCAAGATTACCTACCTGGAGGCTAAAATCTTCAAGAGCGAAATCATTGGTACAGAGCATCTTCTGCTATCAATTCTGCGTGACGAAGACAATATTTCTTCTCAGATCCTTAGCAAATTCAACGTGAACTACGAAGCCGTTCGCGACTCGCTGGATTATCACGGCAATACTGCCCCCACCGACCGCGCCCCCGATACCGACGACGACGACAACGACAAGCTGTTTGGTGGCTCTAGCCGCGGCGGGGCTGGCAGCAGCTCTTCGGCCGCTAAGAAGCCCGGCGAAAAGTCGCGCACTCCGGTGCTCGACAACTTCGGCCGCGACCTCACTAAACTGGCCGAAGACGACAAACTCGACCCCATCGTGGGCCGGGAAAAGGAAATTGAGCGTGTAGCTCAGATCCTGTCACGTCGTAAAAAGAACAACCCGATCCTCATTGGTGAGCCCGGGGTTGGTAAAACGGCCATTGCCGAAGGCCTTGCCCTGCGCATTGTGCAGAAGAAGGTATCGCGTGTGCTGTTCAACAAGCGCGTGGTTACCCTCGATCTTGCTTCGCTGGTTGCTGGTACCAAGTACCGCGGTCAGTTTGAAGAGCGCATGAAGGCCGTAATGAACGAATTGGAGAAGTCGCCCGACGTAATCCTGTTCATCGACGAGCTACACACGATCGTGGGCGCTGGCGGGGCTTCGGGCTCGCTGGATGCTTCGAACATGTTCAAGCCGGCTCTGGCCCGCGGCGAAATTCAATGCATCGGTGCCACCACGCTGGATGAGTATCGTCAGTACATCGAGAAAGACGGCGCTTTGGCCCGTCGTTTCCAGATGGTAATGGTTGACCCAACTACGCCGGAGGAAACCATCGAGATTCTGCACAACATCAAAGACAAGTACCAAGATCACCACCACGTGGTGTACACCGACAAGGCTATCGAAGCCTGCGTAAAGCTGTCGGATCGGTACATGTCGGATCGTTTCCTCCCAGACAAAGCCATCGATATTCTCGACGAGGCCGGCGCCCGGGTGCACATCAACAACATCGTGGTGCCGGAAGATATCTTGAAGCTCGAGGAGAGCATCGAGAACATCAAGACGGAGAAAAACCGCGTGGTGAAGTCGCAGAAGTACGAAGAAGCTGCTCAACTCCGCGATAAGGAGAAGAAGCTTCTCGAACAGCTCGACCAGGCCAAAAAGAACTGGGAAGACGAGACCAAAAAGAAGCGTTACACCGTGAAGGAGGAAAACGTGGCCGAGGTAATCGCCATGATGACCGGCATTCCGGTAAGCCGTGTGGCCCAAAACGAAAGCCAGAAGCTGCTCAACATGGGCGAAGAGCTTCAGGGTCGCGTAATTGGTCAGGAGAAGGCCATCAAGCAATTGGTGAAAGCCATCCAGCGTACCCGCGTTGGCTTGAAGGATCCGAAGAAACCCATTGGCTCGTTTGTGTTCCTCGGCCCAACTGGGGTGGGTAAAACAGAGCTCGCCAAAGTGCTTGCCACGTATCTCTTTGATAAAGAGGATGCTCTGGTACGTATCGACATGAGCGAATACATGGAGAAATTCAGCGTATCGCGCTTGGTTGGTGCACCTCCCGGCTATGTAGGTTACGAAGAAGGCGGCCAGCTCACGGAGAAAATTCGCCGCAAGCCGTACTCCGTAATCCTGCTTGACGAGATTGAGAAAGCTCACCCTGACGTCTATAACTTGCTGTTGCAAGTGCTCGATGATGGCATTCTAACCGACGGTCTGGGCCGCAAGGTGGACTTCCGCAACACGATCATCATCATGACCTCTAACATTGGCGCTCGTGACCTGCAGGACTTCGGTGCTGGTATTGGTTTCGGCACCAAAGCCCGGTCAGAGAACATCGATGAGATCACGAAGGGCACGATCACCAATGCGCTCCGTAAGACGTTCTCGCCAGAGTTCTTGAACCGCTTGGACGACGTGATCGTGTTTAACTCGCTCGATAAGAAGGACATCCATCGCATCATCGACATCTCGCTATCGAAGCTGCTGTCGCGCATCCAAACGCTGGGCTACAAGGTCGAGCTGACGGAGAAGGCCAAGGACTTCGTTGCCGAGAAAGGCTACGATCCGAAGTATGGGGCACGTCCGCTGAACCGAGCCATTCAAAAATACATTGAAGACCCGATCGCGGAGGAAATCCTGAAGGCGGAAATCGCTCAAGGTGACGTGATTACTGCTGATTTTGAAGATGGTAAAGAGGAGCTCAACTTCTCCGTCTCAAAAAGTGGTGAGAAGCCGAACCTGCCGAGTGATGAGCGCCCCGCTGAAGCACCCGAATCTCCGGATGCTGAGAAGGGCAAGTAA
- a CDS encoding glycosyltransferase family 2 protein, with translation MPSPLVSVVMPVYNTSDYVEEAILSILNQSFTDFEFLIFNDGSTDNSAEIIRSFKDRRIRFYDHPLNTGYVVHLNKGIELSRGCFIARMDADDIAHPDRLKIQVEYLLAHPCVGVCGSQVRYIGRHNGESAFPTDNDGIRIALMAYCSLWHPSVMIRKEVLTAHKLTYDPDFLYTEDYDLWCKLTKVTQLVNLPDYLLSYRKHDNQVSIVKEQLQTEAIQIIGQEYLKSLGFDLSQNQSESLKYLSEYPITINDPTELKHLLEAMNKIRTQNFTLKIFNPEKLDAFLQRHWIKIVDSIKYFNPKFIIPLVNTEKTFIKNLNIFETIKYIIKSLLYWNTRI, from the coding sequence ATGCCTTCGCCACTGGTAAGTGTAGTAATGCCGGTTTATAATACTTCTGACTATGTAGAAGAAGCAATACTCAGCATTCTAAATCAAAGCTTTACAGACTTCGAATTCTTAATTTTCAATGACGGCTCAACAGATAATAGTGCTGAAATCATCAGAAGCTTTAAGGATAGGCGGATAAGATTTTATGATCATCCCCTAAACACTGGCTATGTTGTTCATTTGAATAAAGGGATCGAATTATCTAGAGGATGTTTCATAGCTCGTATGGATGCAGATGATATAGCACATCCTGATCGTTTAAAAATTCAGGTAGAATACCTTCTAGCTCACCCATGTGTGGGAGTATGTGGAAGTCAAGTACGGTACATTGGAAGGCACAATGGTGAATCTGCATTCCCCACTGATAACGATGGAATCCGTATTGCACTGATGGCGTATTGCTCGTTGTGGCACCCTTCTGTTATGATCCGGAAGGAAGTGTTAACTGCTCACAAACTTACTTATGACCCTGATTTTTTATACACAGAAGATTATGACTTATGGTGTAAATTAACCAAAGTCACGCAGCTAGTTAATCTACCTGACTATTTATTAAGCTATAGAAAACATGATAATCAAGTAAGCATTGTAAAAGAGCAACTACAAACAGAAGCTATTCAAATAATTGGCCAAGAATATCTAAAGTCATTAGGATTTGATTTATCACAGAATCAAAGCGAATCCTTAAAGTACCTCAGTGAATATCCAATCACAATAAATGACCCTACTGAACTTAAGCATCTTCTTGAAGCAATGAATAAGATCAGAACTCAGAATTTTACCCTTAAAATATTTAATCCCGAGAAATTAGATGCATTCTTACAGCGACATTGGATTAAAATAGTAGATAGTATCAAATATTTTAATCCTAAATTCATTATTCCATTAGTTAATACTGAAAAAACATTCATAAAGAATTTAAATATATTTGAAACAATCAAATATATAATAAAGAGTCTATTATATTGGAACACAAGAATATAA
- a CDS encoding ABC transporter permease: MSITSEKKWDWEIAPATSWWGASMEALWSYRHLAIGLIRRDFLLIYQQTILGPFWVLLQPVLTLVTYVLVFGKVVGISTGGIPPVLFYLAGIVLWNLFNESFTSITSTFRDNAHIFSKVYFPRLIIPVSRLSVYLLHFTIQFSLLVLALLYYLIFSPLQAPEAISLMLVPVAVVLVSIISFALGLLFSVITAKYRDVGHLLGLVVRLLMFLTPVIYPISYVSEKWRWIVQLNPLTPLFELFRRALLGQGVVTIPQFVYSFTFAGLLLIVSLLIFNKQGDKLIDIL; encoded by the coding sequence ATGTCGATTACCTCAGAAAAAAAGTGGGACTGGGAAATCGCGCCTGCTACCAGTTGGTGGGGAGCCAGTATGGAAGCACTCTGGTCATACCGTCACTTAGCAATTGGACTTATCAGACGTGATTTTCTTCTCATCTATCAGCAAACCATCCTTGGCCCATTTTGGGTGTTATTGCAACCAGTACTAACCTTGGTCACTTATGTGCTGGTATTTGGGAAAGTAGTAGGGATCTCGACCGGCGGGATTCCGCCAGTATTATTCTACTTAGCTGGCATCGTACTCTGGAATCTTTTTAATGAATCTTTTACCAGCATTACTTCCACTTTTCGCGACAACGCCCACATTTTTAGTAAGGTTTATTTTCCTCGCCTTATTATACCGGTTTCGCGCCTCAGCGTTTATCTATTGCACTTCACGATTCAGTTTAGTTTACTTGTACTAGCACTATTATACTATCTGATTTTCAGCCCGTTGCAAGCCCCAGAAGCTATTTCGTTGATGCTTGTTCCGGTTGCTGTTGTGTTAGTGAGCATTATCAGCTTCGCATTAGGTTTGCTGTTTTCGGTAATTACAGCCAAGTATCGAGATGTAGGTCATTTATTAGGCCTCGTTGTGCGCCTGCTTATGTTTCTAACTCCCGTTATTTATCCTATAAGCTACGTATCAGAGAAGTGGCGTTGGATCGTGCAGCTGAACCCTCTAACACCTTTGTTTGAACTTTTCCGACGCGCGCTGCTAGGGCAAGGCGTCGTGACGATTCCACAATTCGTTTATAGCTTCACCTTTGCTGGCCTTTTGCTGATCGTTTCACTGCTCATTTTCAATAAGCAAGGGGACAAACTAATTGATATTTTGTAA